One window of Esox lucius isolate fEsoLuc1 chromosome 25, fEsoLuc1.pri, whole genome shotgun sequence genomic DNA carries:
- the LOC105007029 gene encoding zinc finger protein OZF-like: MSGPLGRKDVLKEETEENTVTVKEEIIETFGIKEEEEERCVTLSKEDVTVEGAAFVVKKEEAAMTVTVKQEEKYALTVKEEEAVSAKEDYNFGMKDEIKEDDDEILSIKEVDEEDIGDLVSSNSANDSSQIFSCLSCPLSFTFQVYLHKHIKRSHHEDYIRLLRSGETRSEGLMSPSSSLKQLTISGSSIPPANRKQRRTNKPRPHHCSQCGKGFTTGQNLNRHQLTHTGEKQYQCSQCGKCFSQEGNLRTHQHSHTGEKSFHCSQCGKKFTTGQSLSRHKLTHTGEKRYHCSQCGKSFSQEGNLRKHQLVHTGEKSFCCSQCGKCFTAGQSLSRHKLIHTGVKQYHCTQCGKSFCQEGNLRKHQRIHTGEKPFHCSQCNKSFNQGSNLRTHQRIHTGERPFHCSQCGKSFSLMHHLTTHQIIHSGQKRK; encoded by the exons ATGAGCGGACCCCTTGGCCGGAAGGACGTACTGAAAGAAGAAACGGAGGAAAATACTGTTACAGTGAAAGAAGAAATAATCGAAACGTTTGGAAtaaaagaggaggaagaggagagatgtgTCACATTGTCGAAAGAAGACGTTACAGTAGAGGGTGCTGCttttgtggtgaagaaagaggagGCGGCGATGACCGTCACCGTCaaacaagaagaaaaatatGCTTTAACGGTGAAAGAAGAGGAGGCTGTTTCAGCGAAGGAAGATTACAATTTTGGAATGAAAGATGAGATCaaggaagatgatgatgagatTCTCTCAATAAAAGAAGTTGATGAAGAGGATATTGGGGATTTGGTCAGCTCCAACA GTGCAAATGACTCGTCCCAGATCTTTTCGTGTCTCAGCTGTCCGTTGTCCTTCACCTTCCAAGTCTACCTTCACAAGCACATAAAGCGATCCCACCATGAAGACTACATTAGACTATTGAGGAGTGGAGAGACTCGATCAGAGGgtctcatgtcccccagcagcTCACTAAAACAACTAACCATCTCTGGTTCCTCCATCCCGCCTGCTAACCGGAAACAGAGACGGACGAACAAGCCAAGACCTCACCACTGCTCCCAGTGTGGGAAGGGTTTCACTACCGGGCAGAATCTCAACAGGCACCAGCtaactcacacaggagagaagcagTACCAATGTTCTCAATGTGGGAAGTGCTTCAGTCAAGAGGGTAATCTCAGAACACATCAGCAttctcacacaggagagaagtcATTCCACTGCTCCCAATGTGGGAAGAAATTCACTACAGGGCAGAGTCTCAGCAGGCATAAGCtcactcacacaggagagaagcgaTACCACTGTTCTCAGTGTGGGAAGAGCTTCAGCCAAGAAGGTAATCTTAGGAAACACCAGCTtgttcacacaggagagaagtcTTTCTGCTGCTCCCagtgtggaaagtgtttcacAGCGGGACAGAGTCTCAGCAGACACAAGCTTATTCACACAGGAGTGAAGCAGTACCACTGCACTCAGTGTGGGAAGAGCTTCTGTCAAGAGGGTAATCTCAGAAAACACCAGCGcattcacacaggagagaagccattcCACTGCTCCCAGTGTAACAAAAGCTTCAATCAAGGGAGTAATCTCAGAACACACCAGCGcattcacacaggagagagacCATTCCACTGCTCCCAATGCGGAAAGAGTTTCAGTCTAATGCATCACCTAACGACACACCAAATCATTCACAGTGGACAGAAACGGAAATGA
- the melk gene encoding maternal embryonic leucine zipper kinase, translating to MAMDSAAELLKNYEVYETIGSGGFAKVKLGRHILTGEKVAIKIMDKKDLGDDLPRVKLEIEAMKSLSHQHVCRLYHVIETNTQIFMVLEYCPGGELFDYIIAKDRLSEEETRVFFRQIVSAMAYVHSQGYAHRDLKPENLLIDEDHNLKLIDFGLCAKPKGGLSYELMTCCGSPAYAAPELIQGKAYIGSEADVWSMGVLLFALLCGYLPFDDDNCMALYRKITKGVFDNPRWLSPGSILLLNQMMQVNPRHRVTVRQLLDHPWMMTGYGSPVEWHSKRPLGYIDEDCITEMAVSLQHSRNTTRQMVSQWRYDHTTAIYLLLLSKKQRGKPVRIRHLPVSDVTSCSPHHLVVQSQKTLLFTDDDDDDDDDDAEDFCYDDDLPWLTPQQKRLTCLSAEKGRDQTNHAPTPERRPVTPHSRQERRDRGREQSNKNKENVAVASKDSDIFALPAPRSPLPSRKTTTTNKNVLTTPTHNIMNHSGRRADTPKAGGGTLQDPSSRKREREERKAEGVVEILTFSPERRSRSLDMAGAAGADSGPKRRGGKVFGSLERGLDKVITLLTPGRRRGGRDGPRRIKAQYNVTLTSQTSPDQVLNQLLSILPEKNVDFLQKGYTLKCRTQGDFGKVTMAFELEVCLLHRPEVVCVRRQRLKGDSWVYKKLVEDILSTFSI from the exons ATGGCCATGGACAGCGCAGCGGAACTCCTTAAGAACTATGAAGTCTACGAAACCATTGGCTCGG GAGGCTTCGCTAAGGTCAAGCTCGGTCGCCACATACTGACGGGAGAGAAAGTGGCCATTAAGATCATGGATAAGAAAGATCTGGGG GACGACCTTCCCCGTGTGAAGTTGGAGATCGAGGCGATGAAGAGTCTCAGTCATCAGCATGTGTGCAGACTGTATCATGTCATAGAGACTAACACACAGATATTTATGGTGTTGGAG TATTGTCCTGGCggggagttgtttgactacatCATAGCTAAAGACCGTCTGTCGGAGGAGGAAACCAGAGTGTTTTTCCGTCAGATTGTTTCGGCGATGGCCTACGTCCACAGCCAGGGTTACGCCCATCGAGACCTTAAACCG GAGAATCTCCTGATAGATGAGGATCACAATCTGAAACTGATCGACTTTGGCCTCTGTGCCAAACCAAag GGTGGTCTGAGCTATGAGTTGATGACGTGTTGTGGTAGTCCAGCCTACGCTGCTCCAGAACTCATCCAGGGGAAAGCCTACATCGGCTCTGAG gctgaTGTGTGGAGTATGGGGGTTCTGCTGTTTGCTCTGCTGTGTGGTTACTTGCCCTTTGATGATGACAACTGCATGGCCCTTTACAGGAAGATCACG AAAGGTGTATTTGACAACCCTCGGTGGCTTTCTCCTGGGAGCATCCTACTTCTAAACCAGATGATGCAG gtgaatCCTAGACATCGTGTGACTGTCAGACAGCTCCTAGATCATCCATGGATGATGACTGGATATGGGAGTCCTGTGGAATGGCACAGCAAGCGACCT CTGGGTTATATCGATGAGGACTGTATCACTGAGATGGCTGTCAGCCTGCAGCACTCCAGGAACACAACCCGCCAGATGGTCAGCCAG tggaggTATGACCATACCACCGCCATCTACCTGTTGCTGCTCTctaagaaacagagaggaaaaccAGTCCGAATCCGACATCTTCCTGTCTCTGATGTCACATCCTGTTCACCTCACCATCTCGTAGTACAG TCTCAGAAGACTCTCCTTTTCACtgacgatgatgatgacgatgatgatgatgatgcagaGGACTTTTGCTATGACGATGATCTGCCCTGGCTCACACCGCAACaaaag AGATTGACATGTCTGTCAGCTGAGAAGGGGCGGGACCAAACAAACCACGCCCCCACTCCAGAGAGACGACCAGTCACACCCCACAGTCGCCAAGAGAGGCGGGACCGAGGCCGGGAACAAAGCAATAAGAACAAAGAGAACGTTGCTGTGGCCAGTAAGGACTCCGATATATTTGCTCTGCCCGCACCAAGATCTCCGCTACCCAGCAGGAAAACCACAACGACCAATAAGAACGTCTTGACCACGCCCACACATAACATCATGAATCACTCTGGACGCAGGGCAGACACACCCAAAG ccGGAGGCGGTACTCTTCAAGACCCGTCGtcgaggaaaagagagagagaagaaaggaaggCTGAAGGAGTGGTGGAGATACTGACCTTTAGCCCAGAGAGACG GTCGCGGTCCCTGGACATGGCGGGGGCGGCGGGGGCTGACAGTGGTCCCAAGAGGAGGGGGGGCAAGGTGTTCGGCAGTCTGGAGAGGGGGCTGGATAAAGTCATCACCCTGCTGACACCTGGCAGGAGACGGGGGGGACGGGACGGCCCCCGCAGGATCaag gcCCAATATAACGTAACATTGACCAGTCAGACGAGTCCCGACCAGGTGTTGAATCAGCTCCTCTCCATTCTACCAGAGAAAAACGTGGACTTCTTACAGAAGGG CTACACTCTGAAGTGTCGTACCCAGGGGGACTTTGGAAAGGTGACGATGGCCTTTGAGCTGGAGGTGTGTCTGCTTCATAGGCCTGAG GTggtgtgtgtaaggaggcagAGGCTGAAGGGAGACTCCTGGGTTTACAAGAAACTGGTGGAGGACATCCTGTCTACATTCAGCATCTAG